The following coding sequences are from one Granulicella arctica window:
- a CDS encoding tetratricopeptide repeat protein yields MQRQRALPLGCLLALLCVGRGLLGQQTPVETPAPAKVTAPVVDVSAPLAEARRMLGAADYAGADRALRTILLTAPDSPDAHFMLGFALLHEAQPTESLAEYTQGAKFRDPAAEELIGVASDYILLKDYADAEKWLVVAAKRSPERPITWYLLGRTQYNLNHWADAEHSFTTCLRLDPHHLRAEYNLGLVYEAQQKPELALAAYKAAIAWQETAPVKDLQPYLDEGILLRQQGKLAEALPVLLIAAGGGSHNPLAHQELGLAYEQLGKYDEAVGELKAAIALAPKVEALHFFLGRMYRKAGKKDEAAQEFAEAARLSGTKSDAAVPNLDVTE; encoded by the coding sequence TTGCAGAGACAGAGAGCTCTGCCGCTCGGCTGCCTGTTAGCCCTCCTTTGTGTCGGGCGCGGCTTGCTGGGCCAGCAAACTCCGGTCGAGACACCGGCTCCTGCGAAGGTTACCGCTCCCGTAGTCGATGTTTCGGCACCGTTGGCTGAGGCGCGGCGGATGCTCGGCGCGGCAGACTACGCCGGAGCAGACCGCGCACTGCGGACGATCCTGCTAACGGCTCCCGACTCCCCCGACGCTCACTTCATGCTCGGCTTCGCCCTGCTGCACGAGGCGCAGCCTACAGAATCGCTCGCGGAATATACACAGGGAGCGAAGTTTCGCGACCCCGCTGCGGAAGAGCTGATCGGTGTGGCCTCCGACTATATTCTGCTGAAGGACTACGCGGATGCGGAGAAGTGGCTGGTGGTGGCGGCGAAGCGCTCCCCCGAACGGCCCATCACTTGGTACCTGCTGGGCCGGACGCAGTACAACCTGAATCACTGGGCCGATGCCGAGCACTCCTTCACGACGTGCTTGCGGCTTGATCCGCATCATCTGCGGGCGGAGTACAACCTCGGGCTCGTCTACGAGGCGCAACAGAAACCGGAGTTGGCGCTTGCAGCATATAAGGCCGCGATCGCGTGGCAGGAGACTGCGCCGGTCAAGGACCTGCAGCCGTATCTTGACGAAGGCATCCTCCTGCGGCAGCAAGGAAAGCTCGCTGAAGCGCTGCCCGTCCTCTTGATTGCGGCTGGTGGAGGCTCGCACAATCCACTGGCGCACCAGGAGCTTGGGCTCGCCTATGAGCAACTGGGGAAGTATGACGAAGCTGTAGGTGAGCTGAAGGCGGCAATCGCGTTGGCTCCGAAGGTTGAGGCGCTTCACTTCTTTCTCGGGCGCATGTACCGCAAAGCTGGCAAGAAGGATGAAGCCGCGCAGGAGTTTGCAGAGGCCGCAAGGCTTTCAGGAACAAAGAGCGATGCGGCGGTACCGAATCTCGACGTGACGGAGTAG
- a CDS encoding sigma-70 family RNA polymerase sigma factor translates to MPAIQAPVTEEIHPDVALVARAKEGDTAAFEQLVRQYDRQIFRVAQHITQNREDAEDITQDAFLKAYEKLNQFQGNSKFSTWLVRIAVNESLMRLRKRKTSRTVSMDEDVQTEEGSIPRDFSEWRPNPEQQYGQAELADILKKTIQGLPPGFRTVFTLRDIENLSTEETAEALGLSVPAVKSRLLRARLQLRERLSRYFRQKKEA, encoded by the coding sequence ATGCCTGCTATTCAAGCTCCAGTTACGGAAGAGATTCACCCCGATGTAGCGCTGGTTGCTCGCGCGAAAGAGGGAGATACGGCTGCGTTCGAGCAGCTGGTGCGGCAGTATGACCGCCAGATCTTCCGCGTCGCACAGCATATTACGCAGAATCGGGAAGACGCTGAAGACATTACGCAGGACGCCTTTCTGAAGGCTTACGAGAAGCTGAACCAGTTCCAGGGGAACTCGAAGTTTTCGACCTGGCTGGTGCGCATTGCGGTGAACGAGAGCCTGATGCGGCTACGCAAGCGGAAGACGAGCCGAACAGTTTCGATGGATGAGGACGTGCAGACGGAAGAGGGGTCGATCCCGCGCGACTTCTCGGAATGGCGGCCGAATCCGGAGCAGCAGTACGGGCAGGCGGAGCTGGCGGACATCCTGAAGAAAACTATTCAGGGACTTCCTCCAGGATTCCGAACCGTTTTCACTCTCCGTGACATCGAAAACTTATCTACGGAAGAGACCGCCGAGGCGCTCGGGCTGAGCGTTCCGGCTGTCAAATCGAGACTCTTGCGGGCACGACTTCAACTCCGCGAACGATTGAGCCGATACTTCCGTCAGAAGAAGGAAGCGTGA
- a CDS encoding ABC transporter permease, with protein MNFLEIIRQSIDSLLRNRTRSGLTMLGIVWGLVTVVLLLSYGQSLGAGILNGFLGIGNNVIMLWGGQTSMQAGGERAGKRVKFLDGDVEAVRDAVPFLKAVSAETDDGFSFKYGPKVVNIQSKAIDFGYGGMRRLNIAQGRYFEPADFSEHRAVVIFGPHAAQKLFNGFPPVGETVQIDGHSFLVIGVLQTKIQDSSNNGPDNENAFIPFDMMRDLANQRDPNMIVFQPSSPEMHLKAIEAVRAVLADRHHFDPKDEKAVSAWDTIEDSKEMMQFSTALEVLLGIIGAMTLGVGGVGVMNIMLVSVTERTREIGLLKALGAHRKDILTQFLLESLTLTFLAGLAGMIVAVAVAWVIPPMPLYSDIYKTANHEGDIILHPSLSVMVVSFGILAVVGIVSGLIPALRASRMDPVVALRHEQ; from the coding sequence ATGAACTTCCTCGAAATCATTCGGCAGAGTATCGACTCGCTGCTCCGCAACAGAACGCGCTCAGGTTTGACCATGCTCGGCATTGTCTGGGGACTGGTGACGGTGGTGCTGCTGCTGAGCTACGGGCAGAGCCTCGGCGCTGGTATCCTCAATGGCTTTCTCGGGATCGGCAACAACGTCATCATGCTGTGGGGTGGCCAGACGAGCATGCAGGCCGGTGGCGAACGGGCCGGTAAGCGCGTCAAATTCCTCGACGGCGATGTCGAGGCGGTGCGCGATGCAGTGCCATTTCTCAAGGCCGTGAGCGCGGAGACGGATGACGGCTTCAGCTTCAAATATGGGCCGAAGGTCGTCAACATCCAGAGCAAGGCCATCGACTTCGGCTATGGCGGAATGCGCCGTCTAAACATCGCCCAGGGGCGCTACTTCGAGCCGGCTGACTTTTCAGAACATCGCGCCGTCGTAATCTTTGGACCGCATGCCGCGCAGAAGCTCTTCAACGGCTTCCCGCCAGTGGGTGAGACGGTGCAGATCGATGGGCACAGCTTCCTCGTGATCGGCGTGCTGCAAACGAAGATTCAGGACTCCTCGAACAACGGACCGGACAACGAGAACGCCTTCATCCCCTTCGACATGATGCGTGACCTGGCGAACCAGCGCGACCCGAACATGATCGTCTTCCAGCCTTCGTCACCGGAGATGCACCTGAAGGCGATCGAGGCAGTCCGGGCGGTACTGGCCGATCGCCACCACTTCGATCCCAAGGACGAGAAGGCCGTGAGCGCGTGGGACACGATCGAAGATTCGAAGGAGATGATGCAGTTCTCGACCGCGCTCGAGGTGCTGCTGGGGATCATCGGGGCCATGACGCTGGGCGTTGGCGGCGTGGGCGTGATGAACATCATGCTCGTCTCGGTAACGGAGCGGACACGGGAGATTGGCCTGCTGAAGGCGCTGGGTGCGCACCGAAAGGACATCCTGACCCAGTTTCTGCTGGAGAGCCTGACGCTGACGTTTCTGGCCGGACTTGCCGGGATGATCGTCGCCGTCGCGGTGGCCTGGGTGATCCCGCCGATGCCGCTCTACTCAGACATCTACAAGACGGCCAACCACGAGGGCGACATCATCCTGCACCCCTCGCTATCGGTCATGGTGGTGTCCTTCGGAATCCTTGCGGTGGTGGGAATCGTCTCTGGTCTCATTCCAGCTTTGCGAGCTTCGCGGATGGACCCGGTTGTCGCATTGCGGCATGAACAGTGA
- a CDS encoding restriction endonuclease produces MPEELALILVVLGVAGWIIYAVVKAALDTTRAAHKGIAGSLARARAARFQKKKARLQAFVRINIPAELERTARTIAKLEAVFADRRSDSKWVAHRPTWQKVTFKAFAAPKQNPQSTEMNVGELHAILRPNTEPWHEKESRMLERNCLYPSQPPSSSQRAEPEAFALPEISMDSAVFEPSSPNIRETDLDRFFGNERREVEQYNEKRRLLLSKYQELANSVAVWNESERQQWKQYRDSCTASENEELARFQDAARAYKLECSAENTRLREILDGFRAGQKQQVLQRLGYILGSIEWPVSMPHVWQVDYDEEQHILIVEIELPNIVHRPPIKFVEQRSGLVAKPLNQKERGEFIPQFHPAIMLRAALEIFRNAESSVVQLLALNGWVSFHHPHTGLDTRAYTAALLVEREQIASLNLNRIDPLAAFQALKGKSAGKLIEIIPVEPALNMKRTDSRFVDARDVLDSLGTNTNLAAMDWQDFEHLIRELFEKEFSGRGTEVKITQTSRDRGVDAIVFNPDPIHGGKYIIQAKRYTNTVDVSAVRDLCAVVRKEGASRGILVTTSTYGADAYSFANNEPITLLDGAQLLGLLQKHGYQFRVDLAEARRMRAE; encoded by the coding sequence TAGTTGTGCTTGGCGTCGCGGGATGGATCATCTACGCGGTCGTAAAGGCCGCATTGGACACAACTCGGGCTGCTCACAAAGGGATCGCCGGATCTCTCGCTAGAGCACGAGCGGCCCGCTTCCAGAAGAAGAAAGCACGTCTTCAAGCCTTCGTTCGGATAAACATCCCCGCAGAGTTGGAACGCACTGCCCGGACAATCGCCAAGCTCGAGGCCGTGTTCGCGGACCGACGAAGCGACTCGAAATGGGTGGCGCATCGTCCAACGTGGCAAAAGGTGACGTTTAAAGCTTTTGCTGCACCAAAGCAGAATCCGCAATCGACCGAGATGAACGTTGGGGAGCTTCACGCGATCCTGCGCCCGAATACTGAGCCGTGGCACGAGAAAGAAAGTAGGATGTTGGAACGCAACTGTTTGTATCCGTCGCAGCCTCCCTCATCCTCTCAACGTGCCGAGCCTGAAGCGTTCGCTCTTCCTGAAATATCGATGGATTCCGCTGTCTTTGAGCCAAGCTCGCCAAATATCCGTGAGACGGATTTGGATCGCTTTTTTGGCAACGAGCGCAGAGAGGTGGAGCAATACAACGAGAAGCGCCGACTGTTGCTCTCTAAATACCAAGAGCTTGCCAACTCTGTGGCCGTGTGGAACGAGAGCGAACGACAACAGTGGAAACAATATCGTGATTCATGTACCGCTTCCGAGAACGAAGAGCTGGCAAGGTTCCAGGACGCGGCGCGGGCCTACAAGCTTGAGTGCAGCGCAGAGAACACCCGCCTGCGCGAGATACTCGACGGTTTTCGTGCAGGGCAGAAGCAGCAAGTATTACAGCGACTAGGTTACATCCTTGGTTCGATCGAATGGCCGGTATCAATGCCGCACGTCTGGCAAGTCGATTATGACGAAGAGCAGCACATTCTCATCGTCGAAATAGAGCTGCCGAATATAGTTCATAGACCACCAATCAAATTCGTCGAACAGAGGAGTGGCCTTGTTGCAAAGCCACTAAATCAGAAGGAACGTGGTGAATTCATCCCACAGTTTCATCCAGCCATCATGCTCAGAGCAGCCTTGGAGATATTCCGGAATGCCGAAAGCAGCGTCGTTCAGCTCTTGGCTTTGAATGGTTGGGTCAGTTTCCACCATCCACATACCGGCCTCGACACGAGAGCATACACGGCAGCTCTCCTTGTCGAGCGCGAGCAGATCGCTTCCCTGAACCTCAACAGAATTGACCCTCTGGCAGCCTTTCAGGCGCTGAAGGGCAAATCAGCAGGAAAGTTGATCGAGATTATTCCCGTCGAACCTGCCCTCAATATGAAACGGACGGATTCTCGCTTTGTGGACGCCAGAGACGTGTTGGATTCCCTCGGAACCAACACCAACCTTGCTGCAATGGACTGGCAAGACTTCGAACACCTGATTCGCGAGTTATTCGAGAAGGAATTTTCCGGGCGAGGGACTGAAGTGAAGATTACCCAAACGAGTAGAGACCGAGGAGTCGATGCTATTGTCTTCAATCCTGACCCAATCCACGGCGGCAAGTACATCATCCAAGCAAAGCGCTATACCAACACGGTGGATGTGAGCGCAGTACGCGACCTTTGCGCTGTCGTCCGCAAGGAGGGTGCGTCCCGTGGGATTCTCGTCACAACCAGCACCTACGGAGCCGATGCATATAGCTTTGCGAACAATGAACCGATCACACTCTTGGATGGCGCTCAACTCCTCGGGCTCTTGCAAAAGCACGGCTACCAGTTCCGAGTCGATCTCGCCGAAGCGCGACGCATGAGAGCTGAATAG
- a CDS encoding site-specific integrase translates to MSERFTILGGKVHIYRRPNSSSWQCASFLAGKNRRTTTKEDSLSKAKEVAEDWYLQLRGKLRDGELKSGKLFREAAKLYLREFDIMTQGQRSATYARGQHARTNGHLVPFFGSMVLPEITAGKINEYRIHRLEECKVQRGKPPAHNTMHQEIVTLRQIFKTALRHGWIDHLPDLSAPYRASAKISHRAWFSPEEYKQLYEATRKRAHDPKQPRFRWEAEQLHDYVLFSANTGLRPDEAMRLEFRDVTVVEDEGSGQTILEIEVRGKRGVGYCKSTAGAVHPFERLKTRTRPNGGPGRSGSRTASIAKGEWHEPGPTDLLFPKWPRDLFNAILDEEKLRTDRDGRPRTAYSLRHTYICLRLLEGADIYQIAKNCRTSVEMIEKYYAAHLKTRLDASAINIMRPRPKNKATSKKGPGRVKAVRLAEEA, encoded by the coding sequence ATGTCCGAACGGTTCACGATCCTCGGTGGCAAGGTCCACATCTACAGGCGTCCCAATAGCTCAAGCTGGCAGTGCGCGAGCTTTCTGGCTGGGAAGAATCGACGCACAACCACCAAAGAAGACAGCCTCTCGAAGGCAAAGGAAGTCGCAGAAGATTGGTATTTGCAACTGCGCGGCAAGCTCCGCGACGGCGAGCTGAAAAGCGGAAAACTATTCCGCGAAGCCGCGAAGTTGTACCTGCGCGAATTCGACATCATGACGCAGGGACAGCGGAGCGCGACCTATGCGCGCGGACAGCACGCACGGACAAACGGACACTTGGTTCCATTCTTCGGCAGCATGGTTCTTCCAGAGATTACCGCTGGCAAGATCAATGAATACCGCATCCATCGCCTCGAAGAGTGTAAGGTGCAGCGTGGCAAGCCGCCCGCGCATAACACCATGCACCAGGAGATCGTGACGTTGCGCCAGATTTTCAAGACGGCTCTGCGCCACGGCTGGATTGATCATCTGCCGGATTTGTCGGCACCCTATCGCGCTTCGGCCAAAATTTCTCATCGAGCGTGGTTCTCGCCGGAAGAGTACAAGCAGCTTTATGAAGCGACGCGAAAACGCGCGCATGATCCCAAGCAGCCCCGTTTTCGTTGGGAAGCGGAGCAACTTCACGACTATGTTCTGTTCTCCGCCAATACTGGCCTCCGTCCCGACGAGGCAATGCGTCTTGAGTTTCGCGATGTCACGGTGGTCGAAGACGAGGGCAGCGGCCAAACCATCCTAGAGATCGAAGTACGTGGAAAGCGAGGCGTTGGCTATTGCAAGAGCACGGCGGGTGCCGTGCATCCGTTCGAGCGGTTGAAGACCCGGACACGACCCAATGGGGGACCGGGGAGGTCAGGTAGTCGTACTGCATCCATAGCCAAGGGCGAGTGGCACGAGCCCGGCCCTACCGATCTTCTGTTTCCGAAATGGCCACGCGATTTATTTAATGCGATTCTTGATGAAGAAAAGCTTCGCACCGATCGCGACGGTAGGCCGCGAACGGCCTATAGTCTGCGCCACACGTACATTTGCCTGCGCCTCCTCGAAGGCGCCGACATCTATCAAATCGCCAAGAACTGTCGGACAAGCGTGGAGATGATTGAGAAATACTACGCAGCCCATCTAAAGACACGACTCGATGCTTCCGCTATCAACATCATGAGGCCGCGTCCAAAGAACAAGGCGACTTCGAAGAAAGGCCCTGGCCGTGTGAAAGCCGTTCGCTTGGCTGAAGAAGCGTAG
- a CDS encoding ABC transporter permease: MQTLSALWQTKLRSFLTMFGIVWGITSVILLVGLGIGFSVDQKEHLKTIGTDIAIIFGGQTGAQAGGYAAGRKIRMTIDDAVAIRDQATLIKTVSPELIRTVAEVSQWNASNRAVRGVWPQYQKFRSLTADQGRMMNTEDEATGARVIVLGADSNRQLFPGQKVIGEPLMVAGYRYTVIGVLEKKKQNGSYGSGPDNTQLFVPYSSMARDFPAAADAPPDEKHPDGVPGVLRGTLNDIVIEPVSPEQHELAVLQVQHILAERHHYDPDDKEALWIWDTLDGSKFTERIFGVMTLFFGAVAVLTLALGGIGVMNIMLVAVTERTREIGVRKALGARSGDIKRQFLVESAIITLVSGVAGLLLGVSVCIAMRFITLPDFVPHPVISPVAIIASLSTLTLITLLAGTYPALRAAKLSPMECLRTE; this comes from the coding sequence ATGCAGACGTTATCGGCCCTTTGGCAGACGAAGCTTCGCAGCTTTCTGACGATGTTTGGCATCGTCTGGGGCATCACCTCCGTGATCCTGCTGGTAGGACTCGGGATCGGCTTCAGTGTCGATCAGAAGGAGCACCTGAAGACAATCGGCACGGACATCGCGATCATCTTCGGCGGCCAGACTGGCGCGCAGGCCGGAGGCTATGCCGCAGGCCGCAAGATCCGCATGACGATTGATGATGCGGTCGCCATCCGGGACCAGGCCACGCTCATCAAGACCGTCAGCCCGGAGCTGATCCGCACCGTCGCCGAGGTAAGCCAGTGGAACGCCTCGAACCGCGCCGTCCGCGGGGTCTGGCCGCAGTATCAGAAGTTTCGGTCGCTTACTGCGGACCAGGGACGCATGATGAATACAGAGGACGAGGCAACCGGTGCGCGCGTCATCGTGCTTGGGGCGGACTCAAATCGACAGCTCTTCCCTGGCCAGAAGGTGATCGGCGAGCCGCTTATGGTCGCGGGCTATCGTTATACGGTCATCGGCGTGCTCGAAAAGAAGAAACAGAACGGCAGCTACGGCAGTGGACCGGATAACACGCAGCTCTTCGTGCCCTACTCTTCGATGGCGCGGGACTTCCCTGCCGCCGCCGACGCGCCGCCGGACGAGAAGCATCCGGATGGGGTGCCGGGTGTACTCCGAGGCACGTTGAATGACATCGTCATCGAGCCGGTCTCGCCCGAGCAACACGAGCTAGCGGTGCTGCAAGTGCAGCACATTCTCGCCGAGCGGCATCACTACGATCCCGACGACAAAGAAGCTCTCTGGATCTGGGACACACTCGACGGCTCGAAGTTTACCGAGCGCATCTTCGGTGTCATGACGCTCTTCTTCGGCGCAGTGGCCGTGCTGACGCTGGCTCTGGGCGGCATCGGCGTGATGAACATCATGCTCGTCGCCGTTACAGAGCGGACGCGCGAGATCGGCGTCCGCAAGGCGCTTGGTGCGCGGTCCGGCGACATCAAGCGGCAGTTCCTTGTCGAGTCGGCGATCATTACGCTGGTCAGTGGCGTTGCCGGACTGCTGCTTGGCGTCAGCGTCTGTATCGCGATGCGCTTTATAACGCTGCCTGACTTCGTACCGCATCCGGTGATCTCGCCGGTCGCCATCATCGCCTCTCTCTCAACCTTGACGCTGATCACGCTGCTTGCCGGAACTTATCCCGCACTGCGCGCTGCGAAGCTCAGCCCCATGGAATGTCTGCGGACGGAGTAG
- a CDS encoding transglycosylase SLT domain-containing protein, with amino-acid sequence MTSQAKRAGVHIPLATPDKGVPAKVPEGQHASNQSGMQLTVVLWVESGAGHTVRILNNVTTTVLLGLATFFVASGAPLHAAPAQSATKKHASTAKKTTTKPTAKTAHKATASTRGSKKVAGKGVKPVPGRHASRVALPPPTAQSRKLTSAFIASTQLRPMAQQLASTRSAAAYEGVLSYGRSHPGDGAATAYLALGHAYMLDHRYADAVNAYRQANTAGNALDDYADYLGAQAALQASHGADAYALLDHFADRHPDSIFVANAPVLLANAYIQQGNPQGALTVLQPLASSPQAAHGDFRYTLGRAYQLSGDTGHAATIYRSIYLTLPLSYEAGQSKTQLQAMGVQLTAAERKSHADQLFDAKHYAEASDDYHSIGKNDPSLSTADRNGLEIYVAVCDLKLKHLNRREVEALPETSDDSAALKFYLFSELDRNEGNLSGHDALIAQMVQRYPQSRWLEEALYSGGNMYLLKHDAANAINDYSQLVHLFPNSTYAPSAHWRAAWMSYRLRKYADAARLMDEQIQAFKGGTEIPSALYWRGRILEDEEHNFGQAVNYYKAVSDAYPNFYYAILARQRLAVLSSQTPAEPAVFLASVKPPEIPDLTGDLPENDVHLIRARLLANAALNEYIGPEILASPTSSQWGALAQAEIYASFGEYTRSLQSMKHSGLSFFGLPFDEVPVIYWRLLFPQPYWSDLVANSEKNGLDPYLVASLIRQESEFNAGVVSHANAYGLMQLLPSVGKAMAKKQGMKNFNQNQLLNPVTNLQLGTMNLKLVLDRFGGQKEYALAAYNAGDTPIRAWLATGDYKDIPEFVESIPYTETREYVQAILRNREMYRQLYPSK; translated from the coding sequence ATGACCTCACAGGCAAAGAGGGCCGGCGTCCACATTCCTCTCGCGACCCCCGACAAAGGTGTACCTGCCAAGGTTCCCGAAGGTCAGCATGCATCCAATCAGTCAGGAATGCAGCTTACAGTCGTACTGTGGGTGGAATCAGGAGCTGGACATACAGTGCGCATCTTGAACAACGTAACAACAACGGTTCTGCTGGGACTGGCCACGTTTTTTGTAGCCTCCGGCGCACCGCTGCACGCAGCCCCGGCCCAATCAGCCACAAAAAAGCATGCCTCAACGGCAAAGAAGACCACTACCAAGCCCACGGCAAAGACCGCGCATAAGGCCACCGCATCGACTCGCGGAAGCAAGAAAGTCGCTGGCAAGGGTGTCAAGCCCGTACCCGGCCGCCACGCCTCAAGGGTAGCCTTACCGCCCCCAACGGCCCAGAGCCGCAAGCTCACCAGCGCCTTCATCGCTTCCACGCAGCTTCGCCCCATGGCTCAGCAGCTTGCCTCGACACGCTCTGCCGCAGCGTACGAGGGCGTCCTCAGCTACGGACGCTCGCATCCGGGCGACGGAGCCGCGACCGCCTACCTCGCGCTGGGCCACGCGTACATGCTCGACCATCGCTACGCCGATGCCGTCAACGCCTATCGCCAGGCCAATACCGCCGGCAACGCGCTCGACGACTACGCCGACTATCTCGGCGCGCAGGCTGCTCTACAGGCCTCCCACGGAGCCGACGCCTACGCACTTCTGGACCACTTCGCCGACCGCCATCCGGACAGCATCTTCGTCGCCAACGCACCCGTCCTGCTCGCCAACGCCTACATCCAGCAGGGAAATCCGCAGGGCGCGCTTACCGTCCTCCAGCCGCTCGCCAGCTCCCCGCAGGCGGCACACGGCGACTTTCGTTACACCCTTGGCCGCGCCTACCAGCTCTCCGGCGACACCGGCCACGCTGCGACAATCTATCGCAGCATCTACCTGACGCTGCCCCTCAGCTATGAGGCTGGCCAGTCGAAGACGCAGCTCCAGGCGATGGGCGTCCAGCTTACGGCTGCCGAACGCAAGTCCCACGCCGACCAACTCTTCGATGCAAAGCACTACGCCGAGGCCTCCGACGACTACCACTCCATCGGCAAGAATGACCCCAGCCTCAGCACTGCCGACCGCAACGGACTCGAGATTTACGTCGCCGTCTGTGATCTCAAGCTAAAGCATCTCAATCGCCGCGAGGTCGAAGCTCTTCCTGAGACCAGCGACGACAGCGCCGCCCTGAAGTTCTACCTCTTCTCCGAACTCGACCGGAACGAGGGGAACCTCAGCGGTCACGATGCCCTCATCGCCCAGATGGTCCAGCGCTATCCACAGAGCCGCTGGCTCGAAGAGGCTCTCTATTCCGGCGGTAACATGTACCTCCTCAAGCACGACGCTGCCAACGCTATCAACGATTACTCGCAGCTTGTTCACCTTTTTCCGAACAGCACCTATGCCCCGTCAGCCCACTGGCGAGCCGCATGGATGAGCTACCGACTGCGTAAGTATGCCGACGCAGCCCGCCTGATGGATGAGCAGATCCAGGCCTTCAAAGGCGGCACTGAGATCCCCAGCGCCCTCTACTGGCGCGGGCGCATCCTGGAGGATGAGGAGCACAACTTCGGACAGGCTGTTAACTACTACAAGGCTGTTTCGGATGCCTACCCGAACTTTTACTACGCTATCCTCGCTCGGCAGCGCCTCGCCGTTCTTAGCTCGCAGACTCCCGCCGAGCCCGCCGTCTTCCTCGCCAGCGTCAAGCCGCCCGAGATACCCGACCTTACCGGCGACCTTCCCGAAAACGACGTACACCTCATCCGCGCCCGGCTCCTCGCTAACGCCGCGTTGAATGAGTACATCGGGCCTGAGATCCTCGCCAGCCCAACATCCAGCCAGTGGGGAGCCCTTGCCCAGGCCGAGATCTACGCCTCCTTCGGCGAGTACACCCGCTCGCTGCAATCCATGAAGCACAGCGGCCTCTCCTTCTTTGGCCTGCCCTTCGATGAGGTCCCCGTCATCTACTGGCGGCTCCTCTTCCCGCAGCCCTACTGGTCCGACCTCGTCGCCAACTCGGAGAAGAACGGCCTCGACCCCTATCTCGTCGCCTCGCTTATCCGGCAGGAGTCCGAGTTCAACGCAGGCGTCGTGAGCCATGCCAACGCTTACGGTCTCATGCAGCTTCTACCCTCTGTCGGTAAGGCCATGGCCAAGAAGCAGGGGATGAAGAACTTCAACCAGAACCAGCTTCTCAACCCGGTCACGAACCTCCAACTAGGCACGATGAACCTGAAGCTCGTCCTCGACCGCTTCGGCGGCCAGAAGGAGTACGCCCTCGCCGCCTACAACGCCGGCGATACGCCCATCCGCGCGTGGCTGGCCACCGGCGACTACAAAGACATTCCCGAGTTCGTGGAGTCCATCCCCTACACAGAGACCCGCGAGTACGTCCAGGCCATCCTGCGCAACCGCGAGATGTACCGGCAACTCTACCCCTCAAAATAG
- a CDS encoding anti-sigma factor family protein codes for MTCTDFLSKLTDYFDGQIDAALMVEVKTHIAECHHCEVVLDTTKQTIAFYKDSEVYEFSPELRDRMHNAIMKKCQPAK; via the coding sequence ATGACGTGCACCGATTTTCTCTCTAAGCTGACGGATTATTTCGACGGGCAGATCGACGCCGCACTGATGGTGGAAGTGAAGACGCACATCGCCGAATGCCACCACTGCGAGGTGGTGCTGGATACGACGAAGCAAACAATCGCCTTCTATAAAGACAGTGAAGTGTACGAGTTCTCCCCTGAGCTCCGGGATCGTATGCACAATGCCATCATGAAGAAATGTCAGCCAGCCAAGTAA